The Thermoanaerobacter uzonensis DSM 18761 genome includes the window TGGTAAACGTTTATAGGTCTACCTTTATGTGCAATTCCTTTAACTGCTCTTCTGAAACCTCAGAAGGAGCATCTGTCATCAAGCACACTGCATTTTGAGTCTTTGGAAATGCAATTACATCCCTTATGGTGTCGCTACTTGTTATAATCATTGCAAGCCTATCCAATCCATAAGCTATACCCCCATGGGGAGGAGCACCGTATTTGAAAGCCTCCATCAAAAATCCAAATCTTTCCCACGCTTTTTCTTCGCTAAATCCTAAAACTTTAAACATTCTTTTTTGAAGTTCAGTATCGTGTATCCTTATACTGCCTCCACCAATCTCTGTACCATTTAAAACTATGTCATAAGCCTTTGCCCTGACTTTTAAAGGTTCCTTTTCCAGTAGCTCTATATCTTCATCTTTAGGAGCAGTAAAAGGATGGTGCTTTGCTACATACCTTTTTTCTTCTTCGTCGTACTCTAAAAGCGGAAAATCTACTATCCAAACAAACTCATATTTATTCTCATCAATTAAATTAAATCTCTTGCCAAGCTCTATCCTCAAATGAGCCAAAGTATCAAAAACTATTTCATCTTTGTCTGCCACAATTAATAGCAAATCTCCGGCTTCTGCCTCAAGTCTATCGAGTATTTTCTTCATTTCTTCTTCACTTAAAAATTTAGTAGCAGGAGATTTCACTTCATTTTCAAAAACCTGCATCCACAAAAGTCCTTTAGCTCCATAAGTCTTTGCAAACTCTACTAATTCGTCCAACTGTCTCCTTGGCATAGAAGCAGCACCTTTTACATTTATACCTCTCACAGAACCGTTATTTTTTAAAGCAGTCTTAAACACATTAAATTCAGATTGTGCCACTATATCAGATAAATTCTTAAGTTCCATTCCAAACCTCAGGTCTGGTTTATCTGTCCCAAATCTCTCCATAGCTTCTTGATAAGATAATCTTTTAAAAGGAATTGGTACTTCAATGCCTAAAGTCTCTTTAAATATCTCTGTTATCATCTTTTCATTAATTTCCAAA containing:
- the aspS gene encoding aspartate--tRNA ligase, with amino-acid sequence MGEQLNGLKRTHMCGELTIEDIDKSVVVMGWVQRRRDHGGLVFIDLRDRTGIVQVVFSNEVSSEAFEKVQIVRSEYVLAIEGKVVKRAPENVNSKISTGEIEIYANTLKILSKSETPPFPIEDRSNVSEAIRLKYRYLDLRRSLMQQNLMTRFKITKVVRDFLNRNGFIEIETPLLIKSTPEGARDYLVPSRIYPGKFYALPQSPQIFKQLLMISGFDKYYQIAKCLRDEDLRADRQPEFTQIDIEMSFVEVEDVLEINEKMITEIFKETLGIEVPIPFKRLSYQEAMERFGTDKPDLRFGMELKNLSDIVAQSEFNVFKTALKNNGSVRGINVKGAASMPRRQLDELVEFAKTYGAKGLLWMQVFENEVKSPATKFLSEEEMKKILDRLEAEAGDLLLIVADKDEIVFDTLAHLRIELGKRFNLIDENKYEFVWIVDFPLLEYDEEEKRYVAKHHPFTAPKDEDIELLEKEPLKVRAKAYDIVLNGTEIGGGSIRIHDTELQKRMFKVLGFSEEKAWERFGFLMEAFKYGAPPHGGIAYGLDRLAMIITSSDTIRDVIAFPKTQNAVCLMTDAPSEVSEEQLKELHIKVDL